GGATAAAAATATTGGGCGAAAGTTCGTTTATCTACGAAATTGTCGTAACTTTGCTACGAATAAATCGTAGAAAGGACATTGATCGTAGATAACAACAATATGAGTGAGCCAAACTTTCTAAACGGACTATCTCCTCTCGAGGAGGATTTTATGCGTGCACTATGGCATATTGGAGAGGGAGAGATAAGCGATGCTATCCCCCTGATGGAGCATTCGGATACTCCCTACACCACGGTGGCTTCGGTGGTTAATAAACTGGAGAGCAAAGGGTATGTTACTCGAACGGGGAAGCGACGTGGACACCTCTATGCCCCTTTGGTAAGCCTGGAGGAGTACACCGACAAGACCATCAAATACATTGTTGCCAACTTCTTCAAAGGCTCGTACAAAAGTCTGGTGCAGCACTTTGCACAGGAGGAGAAGGTAAGCAAGGAGGAGATCTCAGAGATTTTGAAACTAATTGAAGAGGAGTAAGTGGTATGATGATTTGGTTGAAATATCTAGGGCTGTCGGGGATAGGGATTGCTCTCTTTTATCTCCTCGGAGTGGTATTGCTCCGCAAAAGCACCCTACTCCGAGCCAAGCGGTGGTATTACCTTATCGCCATCGTTTTTAGCCTTTTGCTCCCTCTGCTCTCTTTAGCAGTACCAGAAAGGGAGGTAGAGGAGGCACAAGACAAGCTACTCCCCAGTTTCACCATTGTGATAGAGGAGGAACCAACCATCACTGCACCTGCTACAAAGAGAAACACTATTGACTGGACCAGAGTGCTGATGGCAACTTGGGCTATTGGTGCAGCAAGTACGCTCATCTGGCTCACCTCTGGCGGGTACAAACTCTATAGATTATGCCGTACTTCCACGAAGCGCGAGCTCAGTCACAACGCCACACTTTATGAGGTAGATGAAGAGCTAGCCCCCTTCACGATTGGCAGGGCGATCTTTATCCCCAAGTCATTATCACAAAGCGATATCACACCCACTATTCTGTCGCATGAGCTGGAGCACATCAGGCAGAAGCACTATTGGGATATCATCATTAGTACGGTGCTGCAGCCCTTACAGTGGTGGAATCCATGTGCATGGGGATTGCTCCAACAACTGCGCACTAACCTTGAGTACCTAGCAGACCAAGGGGTGTTGCGAGAGGGAAGAGACCGAAAGACCTACCAGTACCAGTTACTGGAGTGTACACTAGGCCGAAAGGTAGAGCTACCCTCGCTCTCATTTTCTATGCAAAACCTAAAGAAACGAATCGTAATGATGAACAGCAAGAACAGAACCAACAAGAAACTAGCCGTAGTTTACGCACTTTCGGCCCTTCCAGTACTAGCCTTCTTGGCACTCGCTACTCAGATGGTCACCATCAAGCAAGCCAAAGCAAGCACCATCACAGAGGTGGCTCCGCCACCAACCGAAGACAAGGTCTTTGAAAAGCTAGATGTACTACCTGAATTTCCAGGAGGTGGAAAGGCAATGATGCAGTGGATCAGCCAAAATATGCAATACCCAAAGAATGCTGTAGACGGCAATATCGAGGGGCGTGTAATCGTCTCATTTATTGTCGAAAAGGATGGCTCTATCTCCAATGTCGAGGTAAAGAAAAGTGTCCACGAGTTACTAGACAAGGAGGCGCTAAGAGTGATCAATGCCATGCCTAAGTGGAACCCAGGCATGCAAGATGGACAACCGGCAAGAGCCCGCTTCTTTGTTCCAATCAGCTTCAAAACCCAACAATCTGCAGAAGTTAAGGAAAAGGTCTTTGAGGACCTAGATAATATGCCTGAATTCCCAGGAGGAGGAAAGGCAATGATGGAGTGGCTTAGCCAAAATATCCAGTATCCAAAGGAGGCCGTTGATGGCAAGATTGAGGGACGTGTGATGATC
The sequence above is a segment of the Porphyromonas vaginalis genome. Coding sequences within it:
- a CDS encoding BlaI/MecI/CopY family transcriptional regulator — its product is MSEPNFLNGLSPLEEDFMRALWHIGEGEISDAIPLMEHSDTPYTTVASVVNKLESKGYVTRTGKRRGHLYAPLVSLEEYTDKTIKYIVANFFKGSYKSLVQHFAQEEKVSKEEISEILKLIEEE
- a CDS encoding M56 family metallopeptidase; this encodes MMIWLKYLGLSGIGIALFYLLGVVLLRKSTLLRAKRWYYLIAIVFSLLLPLLSLAVPEREVEEAQDKLLPSFTIVIEEEPTITAPATKRNTIDWTRVLMATWAIGAASTLIWLTSGGYKLYRLCRTSTKRELSHNATLYEVDEELAPFTIGRAIFIPKSLSQSDITPTILSHELEHIRQKHYWDIIISTVLQPLQWWNPCAWGLLQQLRTNLEYLADQGVLREGRDRKTYQYQLLECTLGRKVELPSLSFSMQNLKKRIVMMNSKNRTNKKLAVVYALSALPVLAFLALATQMVTIKQAKASTITEVAPPPTEDKVFEKLDVLPEFPGGGKAMMQWISQNMQYPKNAVDGNIEGRVIVSFIVEKDGSISNVEVKKSVHELLDKEALRVINAMPKWNPGMQDGQPARARFFVPISFKTQQSAEVKEKVFEDLDNMPEFPGGGKAMMEWLSQNIQYPKEAVDGKIEGRVMISFVIEKDGSVSNAKVFRGIDESLDNEALRVVNAMPNWKPGMQDGQPARARFTIPVSFKLPRSTPAPTK